One window of Methanobrevibacter sp. genomic DNA carries:
- a CDS encoding GtrA family protein, which yields MKLIDKLFVEKTDNIFLQFFRYIFVGGTAFVVDFFFLYFFSDICGIYYLLSGVLSFIISVLVNYIMSTKWVFNQENIDNRVVEFNLFIIISTIGLVFTEILLYFFTDILGLFYLISKIISAIIVLFWNFIARRIMFYGMKFK from the coding sequence ATGAAATTGATTGATAAATTATTTGTTGAAAAAACAGACAACATTTTCCTTCAGTTTTTCAGATACATTTTTGTAGGTGGAACTGCATTTGTTGTTGATTTTTTCTTCCTTTACTTCTTTAGTGATATTTGTGGAATTTATTATCTGCTTTCAGGGGTCTTGTCTTTTATAATTTCTGTTCTTGTAAACTATATAATGAGTACTAAATGGGTATTTAATCAGGAAAATATTGATAATCGTGTAGTGGAATTTAACCTATTTATTATAATAAGCACTATAGGATTAGTATTTACTGAAATATTGCTTTATTTCTTCACTGATATTTTAGGATTATTTTACCTGATTTCTAAGATTATATCTGCAATAATAGTTCTTTTTTGGAATTTTATCGCTCGTCGCATAATGTTTTATGGAATGAAATTTAAATAA
- a CDS encoding glycosyltransferase family 2 protein, whose product MKTVILVPCYNESATIEKVVTDFRKEMPHADVYVYDNNSTDGSDDIARNAGAIVKYEYKQGKGNVVRSMFREIDADCYIMVDGDDTYPVSSALEFEKLILDKKADMVIGDRLSSTYFEENDRLFHNTGNRLVRKFINVFFKSDLKDIMTGMRAFSYDFVKSFPISSKEFEIETEMSVFALMNNFKIVEIPIEYKDRIEGSESKLNTYQDGYKVIMMIFALIRDQRPLFFFSIISLILLIIAGIYFFPILFKYFSTGYVLKIPTLIMISIVISIATITFFVGVILHVLKKQHAENFEHHLLLLNELKRKDE is encoded by the coding sequence ATGAAGACTGTAATTTTAGTTCCTTGTTATAATGAATCAGCAACTATTGAAAAGGTTGTAACAGATTTTAGAAAAGAAATGCCACATGCAGATGTTTATGTTTATGATAATAATTCCACTGATGGCTCAGATGATATAGCTCGTAATGCTGGAGCTATTGTAAAATATGAATATAAACAAGGAAAAGGAAATGTAGTTAGGTCAATGTTTAGGGAAATTGATGCTGATTGTTACATAATGGTCGATGGTGATGATACATATCCTGTAAGCTCTGCTTTGGAATTTGAAAAACTCATTCTTGATAAAAAGGCAGATATGGTCATAGGAGACAGATTATCATCCACATATTTTGAGGAAAATGACCGATTATTCCATAATACAGGAAATAGATTGGTCCGAAAATTTATCAATGTCTTTTTTAAAAGTGATTTAAAGGATATTATGACTGGAATGAGGGCTTTCAGTTATGATTTTGTAAAATCATTTCCGATTTCTTCAAAGGAATTTGAAATTGAAACTGAGATGAGTGTTTTTGCTCTGATGAACAATTTCAAAATAGTTGAAATTCCAATTGAATATAAAGACCGTATCGAAGGAAGCGAATCAAAATTGAATACTTATCAGGATGGATACAAAGTGATAATGATGATTTTTGCTCTTATACGTGATCAAAGACCATTATTTTTCTTTTCAATCATCTCATTAATTTTATTGATTATTGCAGGAATCTATTTCTTCCCTATTTTATTTAAATACTTCAGTACAGGTTATGTTTTAAAGATTCCTACATTAATCATGATATCTATTGTGATTAGTATAGCCACAATTACATTTTTTGTAGGAGTAATCCTTCATGTCTTGAAAAAGCAACATGCCGAAAATTTTGAACACCATTTGCTTTTGTTAAATGAATTAAAAAGAAAGGATGAATGA
- a CDS encoding amino acid ABC transporter ATP-binding protein codes for MSLLEVKNLKKSFDDNVVLKDISLNVDKGEVLAIIGPSGSGKSTLLRCITDLETEDSGEIKFDGTFGLVFQNFNLFPHHSVMKNITNAPVRVQKRDKKEVFNHARDLLKKMGLSDKEDAYPCELSGGQQQRVSIARALAMNPDILFFDEPTSALDPELTGEILTVIRDLAAENMTMVIVTHEMAFARNVADSIIFMDGGVIVEQGTPDEVFSSDNQRMKDFLGKFYD; via the coding sequence ATGAGTTTGCTTGAAGTTAAAAATCTTAAAAAAAGCTTTGATGACAATGTAGTTTTAAAGGATATTTCACTCAATGTTGATAAAGGTGAAGTTTTAGCTATCATCGGACCGTCAGGATCCGGTAAATCAACATTGCTTCGATGCATAACCGATCTTGAAACTGAAGACAGTGGAGAAATAAAATTTGACGGAACATTCGGTTTGGTGTTCCAGAACTTTAACCTGTTTCCTCATCACTCCGTGATGAAAAACATTACCAATGCACCGGTTCGTGTTCAGAAAAGAGACAAAAAAGAAGTGTTTAACCACGCAAGGGATTTGCTTAAAAAAATGGGGCTGTCCGATAAGGAAGATGCTTATCCTTGTGAGTTGTCCGGTGGTCAGCAGCAACGTGTATCAATTGCAAGAGCACTTGCGATGAATCCGGATATTCTGTTTTTCGATGAACCGACTTCAGCCCTTGACCCTGAATTAACAGGTGAAATCTTAACTGTCATAAGAGATCTTGCAGCTGAAAACATGACTATGGTGATTGTTACTCACGAAATGGCATTTGCCCGTAATGTGGCCGACAGTATCATTTTCATGGATGGAGGAGTCATTGTTGAGCAGGGAACACCTGATGAGGTTTTCTCATCCGACAATCAGAGGATGAAAGATTTCCTCGGAAAATTTTATGATTAA
- a CDS encoding amino acid ABC transporter permease yields the protein MILSNVISQLLGGMVTSIEIFLLTLLFSLPLGLVIAGGRMSKFAPLRWLMKIYISIMRGTPLMLQLIVVFFAPYYVFGMSLSADYRFIAVIIAFTINYAAYFAEIYRGGIESINSGQYEAAQVLGYSKLETFFIIIMPQVFKVILPSVTNEVITLVKDTSLSFVIAIPEMFTVAKQIAAADASIAALLVAGIFYYVFNIVVAFVMEYLEKRLDYYE from the coding sequence ATGATATTAAGTAATGTTATTTCACAATTGCTTGGAGGTATGGTTACCTCGATTGAAATATTCTTACTTACGCTCTTATTCTCTCTTCCTCTCGGTTTAGTTATTGCCGGAGGAAGAATGAGTAAGTTTGCACCACTCAGATGGCTGATGAAGATATATATTTCAATCATGAGAGGAACACCACTGATGCTGCAATTAATCGTAGTATTTTTTGCACCATATTATGTATTCGGTATGAGCTTATCAGCTGATTATCGTTTCATTGCTGTTATAATTGCATTTACAATAAACTATGCAGCTTATTTTGCAGAAATTTATCGTGGTGGAATCGAATCAATCAACAGCGGTCAATATGAAGCTGCCCAAGTGCTCGGTTATTCAAAACTGGAAACATTTTTCATCATTATAATGCCTCAAGTGTTTAAGGTAATTCTTCCGTCTGTCACTAATGAAGTTATAACTCTCGTAAAGGATACTTCACTGTCCTTTGTAATTGCAATACCTGAAATGTTTACTGTAGCAAAACAGATTGCAGCGGCTGACGCTTCAATTGCAGCATTGCTTGTAGCAGGTATTTTCTATTATGTATTCAATATTGTAGTGGCATTTGTAATGGAATATCTTGAAAAAAGATTGGATTATTATGAATAG
- a CDS encoding amino acid ABC transporter substrate-binding protein produces MNKKIGIIFALVLVAFLVMGTASAGLLDFLGGDNASDNATANDDDTFIVGFDAEFPPYGYKDDSGNYVGFDLDLAKEVCERNGWKFVAQPIDWDAKDAEIDSGSIDCIWNGFTINGRESDYTWSEPYIDNKQVVVVKSDSGINSLDDLSGKTVETQKDSSALAALQEDNKTLADTFATLTEVADYNTAFMDLESGACDAVAIDIGVAQYQVSSKDNPDAYKILDDPISSEQYGVGFKLGNEDLRDQVQKTLDEMFEDGTVAKIAENYSDAGVPGSLITK; encoded by the coding sequence ATGAATAAAAAGATAGGTATTATATTTGCTTTGGTATTAGTAGCTTTCTTAGTTATGGGTACTGCAAGCGCTGGTTTATTAGACTTTTTAGGAGGAGACAACGCATCCGATAATGCTACTGCAAACGATGATGACACTTTCATTGTCGGATTCGATGCAGAATTCCCTCCTTACGGATATAAAGACGACAGTGGAAACTATGTTGGTTTCGACTTAGACCTTGCAAAAGAAGTTTGTGAAAGAAACGGATGGAAATTTGTAGCTCAACCAATCGATTGGGATGCAAAAGATGCAGAAATTGACTCTGGTTCTATCGACTGTATTTGGAACGGATTTACCATAAACGGTAGAGAAAGTGACTACACCTGGTCAGAACCATACATTGACAACAAACAAGTAGTAGTAGTTAAATCTGATTCAGGAATCAACTCCCTTGATGATTTATCTGGTAAAACTGTAGAAACACAAAAAGACTCATCTGCATTAGCTGCTCTTCAGGAAGACAACAAAACCCTAGCTGACACCTTTGCAACCTTAACTGAAGTTGCTGACTATAACACTGCATTCATGGATTTAGAATCCGGTGCATGTGATGCTGTAGCTATTGATATTGGTGTAGCACAATACCAAGTAAGTTCCAAAGACAATCCTGACGCATATAAGATCTTAGATGACCCTATTTCATCTGAACAATATGGTGTCGGATTCAAATTAGGAAACGAAGATTTAAGAGACCAAGTTCAAAAAACATTAGATGAAATGTTTGAAGACGGAACCGTAGCAAAAATCGCTGAAAACTACAGTGACGCTGGTGTTCCAGGTTCTTTAATCACAAAATAA
- a CDS encoding glycosyltransferase, with translation MKISVIVPVYNVEAYLQQCLDSILYQSLRDIEVICINDGSTDSSLEILEEYQKKDSRVKIFAQSNRGLANARNRGLEKAKGEYVIFIDSDDYFVRDAFEMLYKASQENQADFTLFKLLNFDDKTGETSPINYFDMPFLKRFDGEVFSHHDVGERLFNISVTAPGKLFKREFIGNLRFPEDLLFEDTPFVLETIFKAQKMYFIDEYLYMRRIHKDSITQSRYSRFSDCIIIFNMMADITRKYGEYEMYKEKLFSQKSANTYTRFMQVDEEYKSDFYDKIKKDFTSKRAEFENTLDFNKVKPRSRHIFYCALNSNDYHDFIELVESFNNKTGISLFSRVFKKLLKKI, from the coding sequence GTGAAAATATCTGTTATTGTACCGGTCTATAATGTTGAGGCATATCTCCAGCAGTGTCTTGACAGTATTTTATATCAAAGCCTTAGAGATATTGAGGTAATTTGCATTAATGACGGATCAACTGACAGTTCACTGGAAATCCTTGAGGAATATCAAAAAAAAGACAGTCGGGTTAAAATATTTGCCCAATCAAACAGGGGATTAGCCAATGCACGAAATAGGGGCCTTGAAAAGGCAAAAGGTGAATATGTGATTTTCATTGATTCCGATGACTATTTTGTCCGTGATGCCTTTGAAATGCTATATAAAGCAAGTCAGGAAAATCAGGCTGACTTCACTTTGTTCAAGCTCCTTAATTTTGATGATAAAACCGGTGAAACTTCCCCAATCAACTATTTTGACATGCCTTTTTTAAAACGATTCGATGGAGAGGTTTTCAGCCATCATGATGTGGGTGAAAGGCTTTTTAATATTTCAGTTACAGCACCCGGAAAACTATTTAAACGTGAATTCATTGGAAATTTGAGATTTCCAGAGGATTTGCTTTTTGAAGACACTCCATTTGTTCTTGAAACAATTTTCAAGGCACAAAAAATGTATTTTATAGATGAATATCTGTATATGAGACGAATCCATAAGGATTCCATCACTCAGTCCAGATATTCAAGATTCAGTGATTGCATAATAATATTCAATATGATGGCAGATATTACAAGAAAATATGGTGAATATGAAATGTATAAGGAGAAACTGTTTTCCCAAAAATCCGCCAATACCTATACAAGGTTTATGCAGGTTGATGAGGAATACAAAAGCGATTTCTACGATAAAATTAAAAAGGATTTCACATCAAAAAGGGCAGAATTTGAAAATACACTTGATTTTAACAAGGTTAAACCCCGTTCCAGACATATCTTTTACTGCGCTTTGAATTCAAATGATTATCATGATTTCATAGAACTTGTCGAATCTTTCAATAATAAAACTGGCATTTCTCTATTTTCAAGGGTCTTTAAAAAGTTGCTTAAAAAAATATAA
- a CDS encoding glycosyltransferase family 2 protein produces the protein MMTGPVFSIIIAIYNTQDYLDEAIESVLNQDFDFKRYIQLILVDDGSTDRSYEICLKYQKQYPDNVILLKKENNGPASARNMGLEYATGEFVNFLDSDDKLSANALSQVMEFFKKYDTDLVTVPIEYFGAKTGNQYMNYRFKQSGLINLDETFNCPHFSASTSFIRRQSIKDIRFSENLANGEDLLFVNQILLDKLNYGVLNTAKYYYRKRENDDSLMDKAFTSNEYFTPKLKHCFKRLVDYSIKTKGSVPKFIQYTIVQDLHGVIRSDKFGDFVKNREDFFHYLNYILDFIDDDVILSQRKLDEHAKSFLLFVKNGEFHIETGKNTVSLKTANHTINNTHNNKIRITDIDVANKTVNLSGYVLSCCYNSDLVVKCNELEYSYDENNPVLSFAGIDWLFKAEFEFELPFENELQISIRLIYDGITLNNRIIADESDVKLKDNIIIITDSSFKSKVKKVLNW, from the coding sequence ATGATGACCGGACCAGTATTTTCAATAATAATTGCAATCTACAATACTCAAGATTATCTCGATGAGGCTATTGAATCAGTTTTAAATCAGGATTTTGATTTTAAAAGATACATTCAGCTGATTCTTGTCGATGACGGGTCCACTGACAGATCATATGAAATATGTTTGAAATATCAAAAGCAATATCCTGACAATGTAATTTTACTTAAAAAGGAAAATAACGGTCCTGCCAGTGCCCGAAATATGGGTTTGGAATATGCAACAGGGGAATTTGTAAACTTCCTTGACAGTGATGATAAATTGTCAGCTAATGCATTGTCTCAGGTCATGGAATTCTTTAAAAAATACGATACGGATTTGGTTACAGTTCCGATTGAATATTTTGGGGCTAAAACAGGCAATCAGTATATGAACTACAGATTCAAGCAATCCGGCTTGATTAATCTGGATGAAACATTCAACTGTCCTCATTTTTCAGCTTCAACATCATTCATTAGAAGACAGAGTATTAAAGACATCCGATTCAGTGAAAATCTGGCAAATGGAGAGGATTTGTTATTTGTCAATCAGATATTGCTTGACAAACTAAATTATGGTGTTTTAAACACTGCAAAGTATTATTACCGAAAACGTGAAAATGATGATTCCCTGATGGATAAGGCATTCACATCCAATGAATATTTCACACCAAAGCTTAAGCATTGCTTTAAAAGATTAGTCGATTATTCCATCAAAACTAAAGGCAGTGTGCCAAAATTCATTCAATATACAATTGTTCAGGATCTGCATGGCGTTATAAGGTCAGATAAATTCGGAGATTTTGTTAAAAACCGTGAGGATTTCTTCCACTATTTGAATTATATTCTGGATTTCATTGATGATGATGTGATTTTATCTCAAAGAAAGCTTGATGAACATGCCAAATCATTTTTACTTTTTGTTAAAAACGGGGAGTTTCATATTGAAACAGGCAAAAATACTGTTTCGCTTAAAACCGCAAATCACACTATCAACAATACTCACAACAATAAAATCAGAATCACTGATATTGATGTGGCAAATAAAACAGTAAATCTGTCAGGATATGTTCTAAGCTGCTGTTATAACAGCGATTTGGTAGTTAAATGCAATGAACTTGAATATTCATATGATGAAAATAATCCTGTACTGAGCTTTGCAGGCATTGACTGGCTATTCAAAGCGGAATTTGAATTTGAACTGCCATTTGAAAATGAACTGCAAATCAGTATCCGACTGATATATGATGGAATAACATTGAATAATAGAATTATAGCTGATGAATCAGATGTCAAGCTAAAAGATAATATTATAATAATTACTGATTCTTCATTTAAAAGCAAAGTTAAAAAGGTGTTAAATTGGTGA
- a CDS encoding CDP-glycerol glycerophosphotransferase family protein, whose amino-acid sequence MFKFSIIMDIDNCEEFIRKTTESIINQSLDFIKNTEIIFIYHESIDDSYEIISDYCKRFPENVKISAEGNFKNLIQGQFVCFLNIKNDLPHNLLEKVSSQIKNHDLIYVDDEIDGICDFRRNMYCPDFNLSRFFINSDLVENVKFNNYFDEKLFIYKLLIENPEISMLKMSLDWVYNFDYDSDLFYKFSDELTDFVLLNQDFLPKSAQCFILFEFQKYILNEGSKRDSGLLGYLSEDVIVAHKSLKKAVKSFIIYLKNDDFHIDGSCLKTDDYVISDLSQETIKIDCVEITSDELNFTASLTSSSYPEDIKVMAVQSFENGDEKTYFGKYEYYPTTPRKNKKYLGVDWEFTYQFSLSIPLNPSDFRINFKLLFNDLEISNHIVFREFAGLSRLSNYMVKNSKILIFKGRTFYLTDYSYSQMIVNEFRCLARIFKNNENFMFQAFFYRLIYVILYPFMRKKRIWILSDRDTVSGDNAEYLFDYCLHQKDDISKYFVINRSSPDFNRLNKKYSNIVPHGSLKHKFLYLFSEKIITSQVTRAILNPFTFRNSRLYEGISHYDWCFIQHGVILHDLSSWIHKYNKNFRLFVTSSDLERNSIVNGDYNYHPDRVQVLGLSRYDHLRDNSQKTIVFAPTWRRNLNTKRDIAGSDYLKSINSLLNNQRLIDYAKDNGYKLLFKPHPDLWKFIDLIDSKFTISKDSYTDIFNKSSVFITDYSSVAFDFAYLKKPLIYYHTESFTKFHYDKGYFDYDTMGFGQIIKSEGDLVEKIISYIDNGCVMEDKYQKRVDEFFKFRDANNSKRIYDWLIYK is encoded by the coding sequence ATGTTTAAGTTTTCAATAATAATGGATATAGATAACTGTGAGGAGTTTATAAGAAAAACAACCGAATCTATTATCAATCAAAGTCTTGATTTTATAAAAAACACTGAAATAATCTTTATTTATCATGAAAGCATCGATGATTCATATGAAATTATATCTGACTATTGCAAACGCTTTCCTGAAAATGTTAAAATATCTGCTGAGGGAAATTTCAAAAATCTTATTCAGGGACAGTTTGTCTGTTTTTTAAATATCAAAAATGACCTGCCTCATAACTTGTTGGAAAAAGTATCATCACAGATAAAAAATCATGATTTGATTTATGTTGATGATGAAATTGATGGAATCTGTGATTTTAGAAGAAATATGTACTGTCCGGATTTTAATCTGTCTAGATTTTTCATAAACTCAGATTTGGTTGAAAATGTAAAGTTCAACAATTATTTTGATGAAAAACTCTTTATCTATAAATTGCTCATTGAAAATCCTGAAATTTCAATGCTTAAAATGTCCTTGGATTGGGTTTATAATTTCGATTATGATTCGGATTTGTTTTATAAATTCAGTGATGAACTGACTGATTTTGTCCTTTTAAATCAGGATTTCCTGCCAAAATCTGCTCAATGCTTTATTCTATTTGAGTTTCAAAAATATATTCTAAATGAAGGGTCAAAAAGAGATTCAGGTCTTCTGGGCTATTTAAGTGAGGATGTGATAGTCGCTCACAAATCACTTAAAAAGGCAGTAAAATCATTTATAATCTATTTAAAAAATGATGACTTTCACATTGATGGGAGCTGTTTAAAGACAGATGACTATGTTATCAGTGATCTTTCTCAAGAAACAATCAAGATTGACTGTGTTGAGATAACTTCCGATGAGTTGAATTTCACAGCATCCCTTACAAGCTCCTCATATCCTGAGGACATTAAGGTCATGGCAGTTCAAAGCTTTGAAAATGGGGATGAAAAAACTTATTTTGGAAAATATGAGTATTATCCGACCACTCCTCGAAAAAATAAGAAGTATTTGGGTGTGGATTGGGAGTTCACATACCAGTTTTCATTGTCAATACCATTGAATCCATCTGATTTCAGAATAAATTTCAAATTACTTTTCAATGATTTGGAGATTTCCAATCACATTGTATTTAGGGAATTTGCAGGTTTGTCAAGATTAAGCAATTATATGGTTAAAAATTCAAAGATATTGATATTTAAAGGAAGAACTTTTTATTTGACTGACTATTCGTATTCTCAAATGATTGTCAATGAATTCAGGTGTTTAGCCAGAATATTTAAAAATAATGAGAATTTCATGTTTCAGGCGTTCTTTTACCGTCTGATTTATGTTATATTATATCCTTTCATGAGAAAAAAACGCATTTGGATTTTAAGCGACCGTGATACTGTTTCCGGGGATAATGCAGAATACCTGTTTGACTATTGCCTTCATCAAAAAGATGATATAAGCAAGTATTTTGTAATAAACAGATCATCTCCTGACTTTAACCGTTTAAATAAAAAATACTCAAATATTGTCCCTCACGGGTCTTTAAAGCATAAATTTCTTTATCTTTTCAGTGAAAAGATTATCACTTCTCAGGTAACAAGGGCTATTTTAAACCCGTTCACATTTAGAAATTCCCGCTTATATGAGGGAATCAGCCACTATGACTGGTGTTTTATACAGCATGGAGTAATATTGCATGACCTGTCAAGCTGGATTCATAAATATAATAAGAATTTCCGTCTGTTTGTAACCTCATCCGATTTGGAGCGAAATTCTATTGTTAATGGAGATTATAATTATCATCCGGACAGGGTTCAGGTTTTAGGATTGAGCCGTTATGATCATCTCAGGGATAATTCTCAAAAAACCATTGTATTTGCTCCTACATGGAGGCGAAACCTCAACACAAAAAGAGACATTGCAGGTTCTGATTATTTAAAATCAATTAACAGTTTGCTTAATAATCAAAGATTAATTGATTATGCAAAAGATAACGGATATAAATTGCTTTTCAAGCCTCATCCTGATTTGTGGAAATTCATAGATTTGATTGATTCAAAATTCACTATCTCAAAAGATTCATACACGGATATCTTCAACAAATCATCAGTATTTATCACAGATTATTCTTCAGTAGCCTTTGATTTTGCTTACCTTAAAAAGCCACTGATATATTATCACACAGAATCATTCACCAAATTCCATTACGATAAGGGATATTTTGATTATGATACAATGGGATTTGGTCAAATCATAAAATCAGAAGGGGATTTGGTTGAAAAAATCATCAGTTATATCGATAACGGCTGTGTCATGGAAGATAAGTATCAAAAGCGTGTCGATGAGTTTTTCAAATTCCGTGATGCGAACAATTCCAAAAGAATCTATGATTGGCTAATTTATAAATAA